A region of Malaciobacter marinus DNA encodes the following proteins:
- a CDS encoding sodium-dependent tyrosine transporter, which produces MFVKLNDRVYLNLARITRIKIDQVEDGIRIRFYEGQDQVAKSQKFASIEEADQWLEKFLKIEK; this is translated from the coding sequence ATGTTTGTTAAATTAAATGATAGAGTTTACTTAAATCTAGCAAGAATTACTAGAATAAAAATTGATCAAGTAGAAGATGGAATAAGAATTAGATTTTATGAAGGTCAAGATCAAGTTGCAAAATCTCAAAAATTTGCTTCTATTGAAGAAGCAGATCAATGGCTTGAAAAGTTTTTGAAAATAGAAAAATAA
- a CDS encoding sulfite exporter TauE/SafE family protein yields the protein MTTEIFLGIITFFTSTIAGVVGLGGGMILIAILPSFLPVNALIPVHGLTQMSSNFSRAVFGYKDVQYQVIPKFIFGSLLGTALISSIIYYISLEYVPLFIGVYILLSLWSTKFNEKIKRFESYFIIGFFQTGLSLVVGATGPLTMTLLYKDFEKKDEVVATAAALMGITHIFKVFVFIFFGFAFFEYLWLLVFMIVGAVAGSYAGTKLRNKIDGKKFRSLLKILLSILAIKVIVSVFI from the coding sequence ATGACAACAGAGATTTTTTTAGGAATAATTACATTTTTTACATCAACAATTGCAGGTGTTGTTGGACTTGGTGGAGGTATGATTTTAATAGCAATCTTACCATCTTTTTTACCTGTAAATGCTTTGATTCCTGTACATGGCTTAACACAAATGTCTAGTAATTTCAGCAGAGCCGTTTTTGGATATAAAGATGTGCAATATCAAGTTATACCTAAGTTTATCTTTGGCTCACTTTTAGGAACTGCTCTTATTTCAAGTATTATTTATTATATCTCTTTAGAGTATGTACCTCTTTTTATAGGTGTGTATATTCTTCTTTCTTTGTGGTCTACAAAATTTAATGAAAAAATAAAAAGATTTGAAAGTTATTTTATAATAGGTTTTTTTCAAACAGGTCTTTCTCTTGTTGTTGGTGCAACAGGACCTTTGACTATGACTTTACTTTATAAAGATTTTGAGAAAAAAGATGAAGTTGTTGCAACAGCTGCTGCACTTATGGGTATTACTCATATTTTTAAAGTATTTGTCTTTATCTTTTTTGGTTTTGCATTCTTTGAGTATCTTTGGCTACTTGTTTTTATGATTGTTGGAGCAGTTGCAGGAAGTTATGCAGGTACAAAATTAAGAAATAAAATTGATGGTAAAAAATTTAGATCTTTACTTAAAATACTATTATCAATCTTAGCAATCAAAGTAATTGTTTCAGTTTTTATTTAA
- a CDS encoding manganese-dependent inorganic pyrophosphatase, with the protein MAIYTCGHTTPDSDSICSAISLAYLLNKIGREAIPARQGPVSPETQFILNRFGFEAPELKTEFAGEEIFITDYSDRGQAPKDIDEATIVGIVDHHKLGDLTTSTPLECWIRPVGCTNTIVKEMYDYHGVEIPANIAGVMLCAILSDTVIFKSPTCTDIDIKIVRELAQIAGVEDFGALGMEMFKVKSAVDGVPVRELILRDYKPFDMHGSAVGIGQLEVVDLAIFDNVKDKLQADLDALRVENDLHTACLLLTDIMKEGSEVLVSSEDTSVFEKAFDVKLEDGKVWLDGCLSRKKQIIPFLEPAFA; encoded by the coding sequence ATGGCAATTTATACATGTGGACACACAACTCCTGATTCAGACTCAATATGTTCAGCTATCTCTTTAGCATATTTATTAAATAAAATAGGGCGTGAGGCAATTCCAGCACGACAAGGACCAGTTTCGCCTGAAACTCAATTTATTTTAAATAGATTTGGTTTTGAAGCACCAGAACTTAAAACAGAGTTTGCTGGTGAAGAGATTTTTATTACTGATTATTCAGATAGAGGTCAAGCTCCAAAAGATATTGATGAGGCTACTATTGTTGGTATTGTTGATCATCATAAATTAGGAGATTTAACTACTTCAACACCACTTGAATGTTGGATTAGACCTGTTGGTTGTACTAACACAATTGTAAAAGAGATGTATGATTATCATGGTGTAGAAATTCCTGCAAATATTGCTGGTGTTATGCTTTGTGCTATTTTAAGTGATACTGTTATTTTTAAATCACCAACATGTACAGATATTGATATTAAAATAGTTAGAGAACTTGCACAAATTGCTGGTGTTGAAGACTTTGGTGCATTGGGTATGGAGATGTTTAAAGTAAAATCAGCAGTTGATGGAGTTCCTGTAAGAGAACTTATCTTAAGAGATTACAAGCCATTTGATATGCATGGAAGTGCTGTTGGTATTGGACAACTCGAAGTTGTTGATTTGGCAATTTTTGATAATGTAAAAGATAAATTACAAGCTGATTTAGATGCGCTTAGAGTTGAAAATGATTTACATACTGCTTGTTTACTTTTAACTGATATTATGAAAGAGGGTTCTGAAGTACTTGTTTCATCAGAAGATACATCTGTATTTGAAAAAGCATTTGATGTAAAATTAGAAGATGGAAAAGTTTGGTTAGATGGTTGTCTTTCAAGAAAAAAACAAATTATCCCTTTCTTAGAACCAGCATTTGCATAA
- a CDS encoding transporter substrate-binding domain-containing protein, whose product MKKFIAGFLLCFSMFSYAQEDVITVGLCAAYPPFESRDAKSGDIVGFDIDLANEIGKVLNKKIVIKDAEWQALLGGLKTNQYDMILSAMSRQEAGENNVNLSNTYYLLNDVIVVKKQNNKITSKQDLKNKVVGVQLGSGSEQIVDKLKGLKKVARYNYNPEAFLDLKHERIDAVVVGYAYAAKQKNFKSEYKIVDKLAPSELVVVMKKDKDELTKQINMALTKLKSNGVYDKLVQKWLEVK is encoded by the coding sequence GTGAAAAAATTTATAGCGGGATTTTTACTTTGTTTTTCAATGTTTTCTTATGCCCAAGAAGATGTAATAACAGTAGGGCTTTGTGCAGCTTATCCACCATTTGAATCAAGAGATGCAAAGTCTGGTGATATTGTAGGTTTTGATATTGACTTAGCAAATGAAATAGGTAAAGTATTAAATAAAAAGATTGTAATTAAAGATGCTGAATGGCAAGCTTTATTAGGTGGATTAAAAACAAATCAATATGATATGATTTTAAGTGCTATGAGTCGTCAAGAAGCTGGAGAAAATAATGTGAATTTATCAAATACATATTATTTACTAAATGATGTAATTGTAGTAAAAAAACAAAATAATAAAATTACTTCAAAACAAGATTTAAAAAATAAAGTTGTTGGTGTACAACTTGGAAGTGGAAGTGAACAAATTGTTGATAAGTTAAAAGGCTTAAAAAAAGTTGCAAGATATAACTATAATCCAGAAGCATTTTTAGACTTAAAACATGAAAGAATTGATGCAGTTGTAGTGGGTTATGCATATGCTGCTAAACAAAAGAATTTTAAAAGTGAATATAAAATAGTTGATAAATTAGCTCCATCAGAATTAGTTGTTGTAATGAAAAAAGATAAAGATGAGTTAACAAAACAAATAAATATGGCATTAACTAAACTAAAATCAAATGGTGTATATGATAAATTAGTTCAAAAATGGTTAGAAGTAAAATAG
- a CDS encoding ferritin — MISKDLQEALIEQLNKEYHSAYIYLGMSAYCSKEGFNGASNWFLIQYQEEVAHGMKLFKYLEDQDVEIKLPAIDEVKVEYKSLLDVFKKSLAHEQKMTKNLNILSDLAMKDKDHATYSLLQWYVTEQVEEEATVKEIIDHIKLVGDNGYGLYTIDKELSARVFNDPTNQ; from the coding sequence ATGATTAGTAAAGATTTACAAGAAGCATTAATAGAGCAATTAAACAAAGAGTATCACTCTGCATATATCTATCTTGGTATGAGTGCATACTGTTCAAAAGAGGGTTTTAATGGTGCATCAAATTGGTTTTTAATTCAGTATCAAGAAGAAGTTGCTCATGGAATGAAACTTTTCAAATACCTTGAAGACCAAGATGTAGAGATTAAACTTCCAGCAATTGATGAAGTTAAAGTTGAGTATAAATCTTTACTTGATGTATTTAAAAAATCATTAGCACATGAACAAAAAATGACTAAAAATTTAAATATTTTAAGTGATTTAGCTATGAAAGATAAAGATCATGCTACATATAGCTTACTTCAATGGTACGTAACAGAACAAGTTGAAGAAGAAGCAACAGTAAAAGAGATTATTGACCATATCAAACTTGTGGGAGATAACGGATATGGATTATATACAATAGATAAAGAGCTAAGTGCAAGAGTATTTAACGATCCTACAAATCAATAA
- a CDS encoding CD3072 family TudS-related putative desulfidase — MQRNKKILLLSHCLLNVNSKVNKIANYGGCLEELMVPLIQKGYGFIQLPCPELLSCGIKRWGQVKEQLDTPYFRKHCEKLLEPIIQQLIDYSNSGYKISACIGVDNSPSCGVNTTCKSSKWEGEIDSSFSLEETLNSLNIVNEKGVFMEVFKNLLDKNAINLDFYAINESNPNTSVKNILKEL; from the coding sequence ATGCAGCGAAATAAAAAAATCCTTTTATTAAGTCATTGTCTATTAAATGTAAATTCAAAAGTAAATAAAATTGCAAATTATGGTGGTTGCTTAGAAGAGTTAATGGTTCCTTTAATTCAAAAAGGCTATGGCTTTATTCAACTTCCTTGTCCTGAATTATTATCTTGTGGTATAAAAAGATGGGGACAAGTAAAAGAACAACTTGATACTCCTTATTTTCGTAAACACTGTGAAAAGCTACTTGAACCAATAATACAACAACTTATTGATTATAGTAATAGTGGTTATAAAATATCTGCTTGTATAGGTGTCGATAATAGTCCTAGTTGTGGAGTAAATACTACTTGCAAATCTTCTAAATGGGAAGGTGAAATTGATAGTTCTTTTTCTTTGGAAGAAACTTTGAATTCATTGAATATAGTTAATGAAAAAGGTGTTTTTATGGAAGTCTTTAAAAATTTATTGGATAAAAATGCAATAAATTTAGACTTTTATGCAATAAATGAATCTAATCCAAATACTTCAGTAAAAAATATTTTAAAGGAATTATAG
- a CDS encoding amino acid ABC transporter permease — MNFNVVYDNLGFLFEASWLTIYLSFISFIIAFIIGIVVGTLRSYKIHKLLDFVLTSYIEIFRGTPLLIQLFFIYYGLPQVGISMSSHEAAILGLSLNFGAYMSEIVRAGVQGIPKGQYEASKSLGMSNLSMLAYIIYPQALRLTLPTLTNTYAAILKDSSLVSVLSITELTRAGQLIYVRTYEPFEIYLTLGVFYFVMTYSISIISKKLEKKLYYNT, encoded by the coding sequence ATGAATTTTAATGTAGTTTATGACAATCTTGGGTTTTTATTTGAAGCTTCTTGGCTTACAATATACTTATCATTTATATCTTTTATAATTGCATTTATAATAGGTATAGTTGTAGGAACTTTAAGAAGTTATAAAATACATAAACTTTTAGATTTTGTCTTGACTTCATATATAGAAATTTTTAGAGGAACACCTTTATTAATACAGTTATTTTTTATATATTATGGTTTGCCACAAGTTGGTATATCAATGTCAAGTCATGAAGCTGCAATTTTAGGTCTTTCATTGAATTTTGGTGCTTATATGTCTGAAATAGTAAGAGCTGGCGTTCAAGGTATACCAAAAGGTCAGTATGAAGCTTCAAAGTCATTAGGAATGAGTAATCTAAGTATGCTTGCATATATAATATATCCACAAGCATTAAGACTTACTCTTCCTACTTTAACTAATACTTATGCTGCTATATTAAAAGATAGTTCTTTAGTTTCTGTTTTATCAATAACAGAATTAACAAGAGCAGGGCAGTTGATATATGTACGAACATATGAACCTTTTGAAATATATCTTACACTTGGAGTTTTTTATTTTGTAATGACATATTCAATATCAATTATTTCTAAAAAACTTGAAAAAAAACTATATTATAATACTTAA
- the xth gene encoding exodeoxyribonuclease III, with protein sequence MQTYKFISWNVNGVRAVDKKEALKWVDNDNVHILGLQEIKAEENQIPKTIFDKEFNFTHINPCSIKGRSGTALYSDIEPIFSDNTLNVDILKEGRINEAHFNFDGKKIAFFNVYFPNGQSNDDRLEYKMQFYDRFLEYCENLKKENFSLIICGDVNTAHTEIDIARPKANEKKSGFLPMERDWITKFLNHGYIDTFRYVNGDIKDKYSWWSYRANARANNVGWRIDYFYVSEDLKDNIKNAYILDEYMGSDHCPIALELEL encoded by the coding sequence ATGCAAACATATAAGTTTATTTCATGGAATGTAAATGGAGTTAGAGCAGTAGATAAAAAAGAAGCCTTAAAGTGGGTTGATAATGATAATGTTCATATTTTAGGTCTTCAAGAAATTAAAGCAGAAGAAAATCAAATTCCAAAAACTATTTTTGATAAAGAGTTTAACTTTACACATATTAACCCTTGTAGTATCAAAGGTCGTTCAGGAACTGCCCTTTATAGTGATATTGAACCTATATTTAGTGATAATACACTTAATGTTGATATTTTAAAAGAAGGTAGAATAAACGAAGCACACTTTAACTTTGATGGTAAAAAGATTGCATTTTTTAATGTATATTTTCCAAATGGTCAAAGTAATGATGATAGACTTGAGTATAAAATGCAATTTTATGATAGATTTTTAGAATATTGTGAAAATTTAAAAAAAGAAAATTTTTCATTAATAATTTGTGGTGATGTAAATACAGCTCATACAGAAATTGATATTGCAAGACCTAAAGCAAATGAAAAAAAATCTGGTTTTTTACCAATGGAAAGAGATTGGATTACAAAGTTTTTAAATCATGGATATATTGATACATTTAGATATGTAAATGGTGATATTAAAGATAAATATAGCTGGTGGAGTTATAGAGCAAATGCCAGAGCAAATAATGTTGGCTGGAGAATTGATTATTTTTATGTAAGTGAAGATTTAAAAGATAATATCAAAAATGCTTATATTTTAGATGAATATATGGGAAGTGACCATTGTCCAATTGCACTTGAATTAGAGCTATAA
- a CDS encoding CBU_0592 family membrane protein yields the protein MDIFQWIGFVGMAFVVTGYLFLQLGKYDIHSIQYQLLNLVGAILLLISLCVHFNLGSFIIEVFWIAITIYGIFKNLRKRRNEKIDTFNP from the coding sequence ATGGACATTTTCCAATGGATAGGCTTCGTAGGCATGGCATTTGTTGTAACTGGTTATTTATTTTTACAATTAGGTAAATATGATATTCACTCAATTCAATATCAATTATTAAATTTAGTTGGTGCTATATTATTACTTATTTCACTATGTGTTCATTTTAATCTTGGTTCTTTTATAATTGAAGTATTTTGGATTGCTATTACAATCTATGGAATATTTAAAAATTTAAGGAAAAGAAGAAATGAAAAAATTGATACTTTTAACCCTTAG